The Xyrauchen texanus isolate HMW12.3.18 chromosome 4, RBS_HiC_50CHRs, whole genome shotgun sequence genome segment tagaatctatagttcatacagtataaaaaacattatgtctatggagagtcctccttaaggatagccgcaccaacatgtgtgtgtgtatgtgtgtgtttgtgtgtgtgtatgggtggggGATTCTTGTTCAGATGAGGGGTTGCAGATTACTGCAGATTACTCGCAGATTACTCGCAAATTAGAAGTCATTGCTTTGACTGAATTTAACTGCATTGTGATTCCAGAACCTCAAACAGGATTTCATATTGCTTTCAAAATGCTTGATATTGATGGCAATGAGCATGTGGACAAGAAAGAGTTTCAGAAGGTATGGCATGTCTTTTCACACCTAATTTTGTATGATATAATTTCAGCAACATGCTTTCTTCCTATTGAAACTGATTTGCGGAAATGTTGTTCAGAatccatttgtttttataattcgttataaattataatgtaacgataataataataatcattatagttttatatgtcACAAGAACTGTGGAATGTAAAAATGGCCTGTGGACGAAAACGTTTTTGGAAAGATTTTGAGGAGTTTGAGAGTGGAGTAGTGTGGTCTTTTGTGTCTGTCTGATGATGCTTTGTGCTTCTCTTAATGCTGACATGAGATGATCAGATTGGTGTCAGGTATTTGGGCATGGTTGATGCATGAAAGTGCACCATGAGAGCTACATAAATAAAATTGTACTTCGTTTAAATTTGGTTTAACATTTTTTATCTGTTCACATCAGTGCACTATGTGGTAAAAGTTGAAGAATCACACAAGcctaaaagaaaacaattaacttaaatgaatagttcacccgaaaattatctcatcatttactcaccctcatgccatcccacatgtgtaaaaagtatgagagaattttcgtttttgggtgaactattcctttatagaTCAACATCCCCTTGTCCCTTCTGTATAGTATACACTAGAAGGATGAGTGAATCAGGGCCAGTTACATGAGTGTGCCTGACTGAATCTTTACCAGCAGTCTAATAGCTTTGCTCTCTTCTCTAAAGCTGAAGAAAATAATTCGCCCAAGGAAAAAGCTTCTAAAGCAGGGTGGGACAGAGGTAGGTGTATATTTGTATCAGCAACTTTTCACAGAAATATTAACATTGAAGCTGTTAAATAgcatttctaaataaaagttatttagaAATGCTTTTATGTTCTTTACTTCTCTACCAAAACACTTCCTAGTTGTGttaaatattaaagttaaaagtttATATTGTGCTGAAATATCTGCTATATGTTTGTAAACATTGCTTTATTACATTAGTGTGTAAGCACACTATGATTGGTACTATTCCTAGTATTGTTTGTCTGCAGGGTTCAGACACAGTTGATGAGGTCAACACCACACTACAGGTGTTCTTCTTTGGGAAAAATGGCAAGAACAAACTCCAGTACAATGATTTCTGCAGGTACAAATAACATTTCCTGTGCCTGTAAGGCAGTCATTGCTGAGGCAACCATCACTATTTCTATTACTCATAGGGATGGGTCAAAATGACACCGAATGTGATGAAAATGTTCCAAATATGGGGGATGCTGGGATGAGCCAGTGGTGAATTCCTCTGTAGCAATAATAAGTATTAATTAAACCTATAGCTGTCAGTCTGTACAAAGTTTCAGAGGCAAATGGTGTTGAATGTGTTGCAAGTatgaagtgttttttattttgtagaaaacagcAACAAATGTTCAAGatttagaatttatttaaaatcagTGATCCAAATGAAGTATTTGACCTAAATGGACGATACTTAAAAACACCACTCAcaatttctttagaaaatgtataaatctagCTTTGTCTgtgttattttaaatttaattatttgGTAAAACATTATACTGTGATATAAATTATAGTGTCTTTGTGACAAGCAACTTATTAACTTGCCTATACCATTAAACTGTGGAGTTTCCAATCActtttacttgtttttgtgtatgATACAAAAATAACATAATTCTGGGGATTTCTGAATTCCAAATGAATATGTTTAAGGTGATGACATTAcatattatatgttaaatatagACTTAGAGTTGTAGAATACAACAACTTATATTCTTCATATTAAAGGTAATGCTCGCTACATAGAAGTGATATGACAATATTCTGTTTTAACATTTGTTTGGTGTTCAAAGATGTATTGCTGTTCAAGGAATTGTTATTTTGTGCAGGTTTATGGAAGACTTGCAAGCAGAGGTGCAAGAAATGGAGTTCCTGCAGTTTTCTAAAGGGATGAAGACCATGAGGCGGGAGGACTTTGCTGAATGGCTACTTCACTTCACCAACGAAGAAGACAATGAGGCATACTGGGAAAACATGCGGAAGAGGATCCCCGCTGGACAGGTAACATGTTTTAAACATTAACACTGATAACCCAGATTCAAGTTAATTTGCCACTTGATATTAACTGGAATTGTTTTTATCTAATGGTTCAACTGTAGGTGAGCGTTTGCTAGTCAAACTGTAAGAGGTGAACCCAAGATGATTCACAGCTGTAATTAACTGACTAAGGCAGTCCAACAAAGTACTGCATGATTCAACATTGTTATTTGAAAAGGGAATAACACTTTGAGCATTACTGTATGTCATTGGAAATGTTACAGTCtcaaagtttattttaatttagtaataATGTTTTGTCTTTGTCAGAACATCACCTTTGATGAATTTAAAGCATTCTGTCTCTTTACCAACCACCTGGAGGACTTTTCTTTGTCAGTCAAAATGATTAGTGATGCCAGCAAGCCAATTGGAATAGGTAGGAAATCTGGATGAGGATATTTAATAACCTAATTCTAGAGAATGTCCTGAATGCAGTTCTCCTCAGGGCATTTCCAATGTCTTATTTACCTATTATGTATTTGAGTGATTGCAATGCATTGCATTCTCCATTTATCTGTATCACCATAGCTCAGTTCAAACGAGCAGTGAAGATAGCTACAGGTCAAGAGCTTTCTGAGAACGTTTTGGACACAGTGTTTAAGATCTTTGACCTGGATGGAGACAACTGTCTAAGTCAAAAAGAGTTTCTCGCCGTGATGAAAGACAGAGCACTTCGTGGGCTCAGGGTGAGAAATAATCTAGCTCATCAATTGAACattcattcacaaaaaaaattgtttttacattataatgtTGTGCAATTATTAATTGTATCAAACATTATTAGAGTTAGAAGTGATATTGATTGTAAAAGTTGACATTTAAACAATTAAAGGATTTGCAGAACAGTTAAGAGTCAAATCTAACACTACTGAATAATTTGGCAGATTGCGTGTATTAGCTCAGAGCGGTGACAGGTAGGCCTAGATTTCAGTTGCATCTCTGTGTTCCATAGGTTCTACCCCAGTATGGCTTTTCTGATTACTGGAAATGTGTGAAAAGAGAGACACTGCAAGCAGCTAAAGAGGCACTTCGGAACACCGGCAGCCCTGTCTAACAGGAGAAGGTCTGGCTGGCATACAGTATGTGACTGGTCAACTGTGGTTCTACAAAGTTCATATGCTTTTGGGGAGAAAAGTAATACATAATTACTTGCCTACAAATGCCAGGGTTTGTTTATCTTGACTAGTTTTGATGTATAATattaatgaatacatttctaaaaaatattttttacacaagCCCAAAATATATTGCTTATGAAGTGATATTGTTATTGACACAAACTTATTAAATTGTCAAAAATTAagattaattgtatttaaaacaaaaaaggtagTTTCATGAATGAGCTTTACCAGAAATCTTGAAATAAGAGGTTTCACTACTTGCCAAatctatgttgttgttttttgtttttttttcagacgatttattttgtgaaatgttaTGCAATTTGAGGCCTGTGCACACTCCCACAAGATTACACTGTTAGTTTGCAAAGCTTTTGCTTGTCTGGATTGGACATAACTATGTAATGACAAACACGTTTTAATTGTATTTCTTACATGGGATATGGCTGTGGtattgtttacatacagtataaccTTCATTGTGTCTCATGTTACGCTTTGATGTTAATGGAAATAATAACATTATCCTGTGGATAATCTGCATGAAATGAAGATTTAATGAATCATGTCAAACCTCTACCACACTTTTTCTGGGTgtagttggtgctgttttgtgattTAACAGTAATTTACTAAATAATTTGCTGTTATTATACATGGCAGCATAAATCACGAGTGGTCAAACTAACCACTTCATTAGAAAACTCTTTGAGATTTGTCCTCTTTGATTTTCAGTTATGGAATTGATTTGACTGAAATCCAGTTTTCTTCATTTAAGTAGAAAGACTGCTGTTTAGTTAGTCACATGTGGGGAATATCAGTTTAACTCCTTTCTTATTTTGGTTGTTGGGgtactgttgttattattattgggaCACTATTATGTTTTCAGTCATTGCTTTTTCAGATTTgtcaaaatcttttttatttgttttaa includes the following:
- the LOC127640593 gene encoding calcium uptake protein 2, mitochondrial-like, whose amino-acid sequence is MATWGRLGVSLRNILRSLSSHRNVWYSRAVGVGLLGAVLAGGFTRYKYDTSHIVYAEEAAKKAETTVPTVSARRLRFNQFASMIYEHEPYMTPRDFLHSVMLEKVDHKLQKKTLTKRDVEEMMKVASKAEAGNNLFRGIGDKGLISYTEYLFLLTILTKPQTGFHIAFKMLDIDGNEHVDKKEFQKLKKIIRPRKKLLKQGGTEGSDTVDEVNTTLQVFFFGKNGKNKLQYNDFCRFMEDLQAEVQEMEFLQFSKGMKTMRREDFAEWLLHFTNEEDNEAYWENMRKRIPAGQNITFDEFKAFCLFTNHLEDFSLSVKMISDASKPIGIAQFKRAVKIATGQELSENVLDTVFKIFDLDGDNCLSQKEFLAVMKDRALRGLRVLPQYGFSDYWKCVKRETLQAAKEALRNTGSPV